The Streptococcus suis DNA window AAAAGGAAGCTATCTGTCTGACAGGTAACCATGAACGTATGTTTTTAGCTTGGTTGCGGGATCCCTTGGAACGCTATGATCATTACCGGAGGAATGGTGGCGATACGACCATTAATTCTCTTCTTGGGCGTCCCTTGGATACACCTGTGGATGGCTTAATCGATGCCAATGCGGTGATGGAACAATACGAACAATTGATCAATTTTTTTGTCAAAACATGCCCTTACCATGTAGAAACCGAGCACTATATTTTCGTTCATGCGGGTGTGGATCTGACCTTGCCTGATTGGCGAAAAACCAGTAATCATGATAAGGTTTGGTTACGCACCCCTTTCCATGAGGCTGAAAATACCACAGGAAAAATGATTGTCTTTGGACATACACCTGTGTATAACCTCTTTCAAACTCAACTTCGCATTAGTCAAATTTGGACTAGCCCAGATGGTAAAATGGGGATTGATGGCGGAGCTGTTTACGGCGGAGTTCTCCATGGGATTGTACTGGATGACACTGGTCTGGTAAAAGATAATATTATAGGTGCTGTTTATCCAAGGAAACATACGAGTGATTGAGAAAACAAAATTTCCCCAAATTTTTTGAAAATTTTGATATAATAGACATAATATTATTTTTAGATTGGAATCATTATGACTGCACAAAAAATGACTGCACAAGAAATCATTGCCTTTATCGGTAATGCGGTGAAAAAAACAACTGTGAAAGTAACTTATGAAGGGGAATTGGCTGGTCCTGTTCCTGCAGAAGTGACAAAACTTGGCAACGTCCTCTTCGGTGACTGGAAAGACGTCGAGCCACTTTTGACGAACTTGACTGAAAATGTAGACTACGTGGTTGAGCAAGACGGCCGCAATTCAGCTGTGCCCTTGTTGGACAAACGGAACATCAATGCTCGTATTGAACCAGGTGCAATTATTCGCGACCAAGTGACGATTGGCGATAATGCCGTTATCATGATGGGTGCCGTTATCAACATCGGTGCAGAAATCGGTCCAGGAACTATGATTGACATGGGTGCTATTCTCGGTGGCCGTGCAACGGTTGGTAAGAACAGCCACATCGGTGCAGGTGCGGTCCTTGCTGGTGTCATCGAGCCAGCTTCTGCAGATCCAGTTCGTGTTGGTGACAATGTCTTGGTTGGTGCCAATGCTGTTGTCATCGAAGGTGTGCAAATCGGTAGTGGCTCTGTTGTCGCAGCGGGTGCCATTGTGACCCAAGATGTACCTGAAAACGTTGTGGTTGCAGGTGTACCAGCCCGCATCATCAAGGAAATCGATGAGCAAACCCAACAAAAAACAGCCTTGGAAGAGGCTTTGCGGACACTCTAAGAGGTAGCTATGCTAGATTTAATTGCAACACGGCGGGCCCTCCACCAGATTCCAGAGCTGGGCATGGAGGAGTTCAAGACCCATGCCTTTCTTATGGAAACTATAGAGGGGTTGCTTCAAGACTGCTCTTTTTCCCAAGTTCGCACGTGGGAGACGGGTATCTTGGTTTATCTGACAGGATCTGCTCCTCAAAAAACGATTGGTTGGCGGACGGATATTGACGGTCTGCCAATTGTGGAGGAAACGGGCCTGGACTTCAAGTCCCTCCAACCAGACCGGATGCACGCCTGCGGACATGATTTCCACATGACCATTGCCTTGGGGCTTTTGGAGAAAATGGCAGAGCAGCAACCGAAAAATAACCTACTCTTCTTGTTTCAGCCTGCAGAGGAAAATCTAGCAGGTGGCATGCTTATGTATGAAGCGGGAGCTTTTGGGGATTGGTTACCAGATGAATTTTATGGGCTCCATGTCCGACCAGATCTCAAAGTTGGTCAAATGGCCACCAACCGTGCGACCCTCTTTGCT harbors:
- a CDS encoding serine/threonine protein phosphatase, whose amino-acid sequence is MKNEFFVVGDVHGEFELLLDILKKWDEERQQLIFLGDLIDRGENSKACLELVWQLVREKEAICLTGNHERMFLAWLRDPLERYDHYRRNGGDTTINSLLGRPLDTPVDGLIDANAVMEQYEQLINFFVKTCPYHVETEHYIFVHAGVDLTLPDWRKTSNHDKVWLRTPFHEAENTTGKMIVFGHTPVYNLFQTQLRISQIWTSPDGKMGIDGGAVYGGVLHGIVLDDTGLVKDNIIGAVYPRKHTSD
- the dapD gene encoding 2,3,4,5-tetrahydropyridine-2,6-dicarboxylate N-acetyltransferase, coding for MTAQKMTAQEIIAFIGNAVKKTTVKVTYEGELAGPVPAEVTKLGNVLFGDWKDVEPLLTNLTENVDYVVEQDGRNSAVPLLDKRNINARIEPGAIIRDQVTIGDNAVIMMGAVINIGAEIGPGTMIDMGAILGGRATVGKNSHIGAGAVLAGVIEPASADPVRVGDNVLVGANAVVIEGVQIGSGSVVAAGAIVTQDVPENVVVAGVPARIIKEIDEQTQQKTALEEALRTL